One segment of Phycisphaerae bacterium DNA contains the following:
- a CDS encoding aspartate-semialdehyde dehydrogenase, which produces MKRNVAILGATGAVGREFVSILQERNWDIGELRLLASSRSAGVDASFNSQTIRVQEVGPESFKGIDIALFSAGAGPSRTWAPIAVKSGARVVDNSSAFRMDADVPLVVPEINADAIGEARIIANPNCSTIIMNMAVWPLHQRRSVKRIVVSTYQAASGAGWQAMQELEDQSRDILAGKPAAPKVFPHAIAFNLFSHNTTIGADGYNVEESKMILETRKIFRAPELAITATCIRVPVLRAHSESINLTFAETMSEQEAREVLSAAPGVTVVDDRANNRFPMPIEASGKDDVLVGRIRQDASQPDGRGIDLFVSGDQLRKGAALNAVQIAEALTDIHLRIRP; this is translated from the coding sequence TCGTCTCCATCCTTCAGGAGCGGAACTGGGACATCGGCGAACTCCGCCTGTTGGCCTCGTCGCGCTCGGCTGGGGTGGATGCTTCGTTTAACAGCCAAACGATTCGCGTGCAGGAAGTCGGCCCCGAAAGCTTCAAAGGGATCGACATCGCCCTCTTCAGCGCCGGAGCGGGACCGAGCCGGACGTGGGCTCCGATCGCCGTCAAGAGCGGCGCCCGCGTCGTCGACAACAGCTCGGCCTTTCGCATGGACGCCGATGTGCCCTTAGTGGTCCCCGAAATCAACGCGGACGCCATCGGCGAGGCGAGAATCATCGCCAACCCGAATTGTTCCACCATTATCATGAACATGGCGGTCTGGCCGCTCCATCAGCGCCGCAGCGTCAAGCGGATTGTCGTGAGCACCTATCAAGCGGCCAGCGGCGCAGGCTGGCAGGCCATGCAGGAGTTGGAAGATCAATCCCGCGACATCCTCGCGGGGAAGCCGGCGGCTCCCAAGGTCTTCCCCCACGCCATTGCGTTCAACCTGTTTTCGCACAACACGACGATCGGAGCCGACGGCTACAACGTCGAGGAGTCGAAGATGATTCTCGAGACGCGCAAGATCTTTCGCGCGCCGGAGCTGGCCATTACCGCAACGTGCATCCGCGTCCCGGTATTACGGGCGCATAGTGAATCCATAAACCTCACCTTCGCCGAGACCATGAGCGAGCAGGAGGCCCGTGAAGTCCTTTCCGCCGCCCCCGGCGTCACGGTCGTGGATGATCGCGCGAACAATCGCTTCCCCATGCCGATCGAGGCCTCCGGCAAGGACGACGTGCTCGTCGGGCGCATTCGCCAGGATGCCAGCCAGCCCGACGGCCGCGGTATCGATCTTTTCGTCAGCGGCGATCAGCTTCGCAAGGGCGCGGCGCTCAATGCCGTTCAGATTGCGGAAGCACTTACGGATATTCACCTGCGGATTCGACCATGA
- a CDS encoding HDIG domain-containing protein: protein MTRDEAWNLLCEYVQSDSLRKHMLAVEAAMRHYAGLLGGDAEQWAIAGLLHDFDYERWPNPPDHTHEGARILRERGVDEEIIGAIMAHADWNLDEYPRDRPIRKALFAVDELCGFLTASALVRPTRLEGLTPSSVKKKMKSAAFAANVKREDITGGAELLGIPLDDHISHCITAMQSVAPALGLTPPA, encoded by the coding sequence ATGACCCGCGACGAAGCCTGGAACCTGCTTTGCGAGTACGTCCAGTCCGACTCGCTCCGCAAGCACATGCTCGCGGTCGAAGCGGCGATGCGGCATTACGCGGGATTGCTTGGCGGCGACGCCGAGCAGTGGGCGATCGCCGGTCTGCTCCATGACTTCGATTACGAGCGCTGGCCAAATCCGCCGGACCATACACACGAAGGGGCAAGAATCCTCCGCGAGCGCGGCGTCGATGAGGAAATCATCGGGGCGATTATGGCCCATGCCGATTGGAACCTCGACGAATACCCCCGCGATCGGCCGATCCGCAAGGCCCTTTTTGCGGTGGATGAACTGTGCGGGTTTCTGACCGCCTCGGCCCTTGTGCGACCCACGCGCCTCGAAGGTTTGACGCCCTCCTCCGTGAAAAAGAAGATGAAATCGGCAGCGTTCGCCGCCAACGTCAAGCGCGAGGATATTACCGGCGGTGCGGAATTGCTCGGAATACCGCTGGATGACCACATCAGCCATTGCATCACGGCGATGCAAAGTGTGGCTCCGGCGCTGGGACTAACACCACCCGCCTGA
- a CDS encoding M1 family metallopeptidase: MPQPSARFRFVIVAFALAFPRLAVAEPVRHFPTDRPVDMLHIRLDSRVDLKAKTFKARATLDVAALRDVESIQLNAVGFELHDLSIERFDGQPTPCDFDNDGEHITLSLPEPLAAGQKMTIQMDYSVKDPPSGLSFFAPSEDDPEAPYLVWSQGESITNRYWVPCFDHPDEMQTTEIVCTVDEPNTVLSNGRLVEEKKNSDGTRTFHWLQDKPHVVYLMTLVVGEFFVKAEEWRGKPVTYYVRHKFKDQIDNSFRNTRPMLDYFSEKIGVEYPWDKYAQVCCYNFGGGMENTSATTLTESTLHDDRAHLDDDSDGLVAHELAHQWWGDLLTCRDWAHIWLNEGFASYFEALWDEKNLGPDDFAYNMDRKAEAARNGGKEKPIVCYEYGDPDEQFDSRAYPKGAWVLHMLRRRLGDEDFWKSINAYCKRFSHKTVETDDLRRTIEDVTGRSLGRFFHDWTERPGHPEVKVRYKWIAEDRMASVDVEQQQKAEAFHFPLTIAFSFGKSDPPFRVTHEMTGKKDRFFIPLSKRPTMVRIDPDQAVLMELDEDKPRDLWAAQLTDDPNPVGRIRAAEHFGEAGRPEDVKILSDRLGKEKFWAVQAAIAKALGESDEDAARDALLSALATKHAKARAAIVEALGEFPGDEAVAKALKEIVAKGDPSYRVEANAIRGYADVAEEGVQEFLEPLMSRESDNEVIRGAVLEAMGEHCGTESLDLLIEWTASPKPHPCRRAAVQALSEVLKKEDVSEDDKTRVVEAMTGCLKKGSRRLQSAALDALGELGRPARSALPEVDRLVKFGGPRVRAKAKEIAQKIRTAGPAPAAVGDLSEELSELQKECKELRDRLKKIEARQRETVSTEKS; encoded by the coding sequence ATGCCCCAGCCATCGGCTCGTTTCCGTTTTGTCATAGTCGCGTTCGCCCTTGCGTTTCCCCGCCTCGCCGTCGCCGAGCCCGTTCGGCACTTTCCCACCGACCGGCCGGTGGACATGCTGCATATTCGCCTCGACTCGCGCGTCGATCTCAAGGCGAAGACGTTCAAGGCCCGCGCGACGCTGGATGTCGCCGCCCTCCGCGACGTGGAGAGCATCCAATTGAACGCGGTCGGGTTCGAACTTCATGACCTCTCCATTGAGAGGTTCGACGGCCAGCCGACACCGTGTGATTTTGACAACGATGGCGAGCACATCACGCTGTCCCTTCCCGAGCCGCTCGCCGCCGGCCAAAAAATGACGATTCAGATGGACTACAGCGTTAAGGACCCGCCGTCCGGTCTCTCGTTTTTCGCGCCGTCGGAAGATGATCCCGAGGCCCCTTATCTCGTCTGGTCGCAGGGCGAGTCCATTACCAACCGCTACTGGGTGCCCTGCTTCGATCATCCCGACGAGATGCAGACGACCGAGATCGTCTGTACGGTCGATGAGCCCAATACCGTTCTCAGTAATGGCCGACTGGTCGAAGAAAAGAAGAATTCGGATGGGACCAGAACTTTCCATTGGCTCCAGGACAAGCCGCACGTCGTCTATCTGATGACGCTCGTGGTCGGAGAGTTCTTCGTGAAGGCGGAGGAATGGCGCGGCAAGCCCGTCACGTACTATGTTCGACACAAGTTCAAGGATCAGATCGACAACTCATTCCGCAACACTCGGCCGATGCTCGACTACTTCAGCGAAAAGATCGGCGTCGAATATCCGTGGGACAAATACGCCCAGGTATGCTGCTACAACTTTGGCGGCGGCATGGAAAACACCAGCGCGACGACGCTGACCGAGAGCACCCTGCACGACGACCGCGCCCATCTCGACGACGATAGCGACGGTCTCGTGGCCCACGAACTGGCCCATCAATGGTGGGGCGACCTGCTGACCTGTCGCGACTGGGCGCATATCTGGCTCAACGAGGGGTTTGCCAGTTATTTTGAGGCCCTCTGGGACGAGAAGAATCTGGGGCCCGACGATTTTGCCTACAACATGGACCGCAAGGCTGAAGCCGCCAGGAACGGCGGCAAGGAAAAGCCGATCGTCTGTTACGAATACGGCGATCCCGATGAGCAATTCGACAGTCGGGCCTATCCCAAGGGCGCGTGGGTCCTGCACATGCTTCGCCGCCGACTGGGCGACGAGGATTTCTGGAAGTCGATCAACGCCTATTGCAAGCGCTTCAGCCACAAGACGGTCGAGACCGACGATCTGCGGCGGACGATTGAAGACGTGACCGGCCGGTCGCTGGGGCGGTTCTTTCATGACTGGACCGAGCGCCCCGGTCACCCAGAAGTGAAGGTGCGCTACAAATGGATTGCCGAAGACCGCATGGCGTCGGTCGATGTGGAGCAACAGCAAAAGGCGGAGGCCTTCCACTTCCCGTTGACGATCGCGTTTTCGTTCGGCAAGTCCGATCCGCCCTTCCGCGTAACCCACGAGATGACAGGAAAGAAGGACCGGTTCTTCATTCCCCTCTCCAAGCGGCCCACGATGGTCCGTATCGACCCTGATCAGGCCGTTTTGATGGAGCTGGACGAGGATAAGCCGCGAGATCTTTGGGCGGCGCAGCTCACGGACGATCCCAACCCCGTCGGTCGCATTCGTGCCGCCGAGCATTTCGGTGAGGCCGGTCGGCCGGAAGACGTCAAGATTTTGTCTGACCGGCTGGGTAAGGAAAAGTTCTGGGCTGTCCAGGCGGCGATTGCCAAGGCGCTGGGAGAATCCGATGAAGATGCCGCTCGTGATGCGCTGCTGAGCGCGCTCGCGACGAAGCACGCCAAGGCGCGGGCGGCCATCGTCGAGGCCCTGGGAGAATTCCCCGGCGATGAGGCCGTGGCGAAGGCACTAAAAGAGATCGTCGCCAAGGGCGATCCCAGCTATCGCGTAGAGGCCAATGCGATTCGGGGGTATGCCGATGTCGCCGAGGAGGGTGTGCAGGAGTTTCTGGAGCCGCTGATGTCGCGCGAGTCCGACAACGAGGTCATTCGCGGGGCGGTTCTTGAAGCGATGGGCGAACATTGTGGTACCGAGTCGCTGGATCTCCTGATTGAATGGACGGCGTCACCGAAGCCGCATCCATGCCGCCGCGCGGCCGTTCAAGCGCTCTCCGAAGTGCTCAAGAAGGAAGATGTCAGCGAGGATGACAAGACCCGCGTCGTAGAGGCCATGACCGGCTGTCTGAAGAAGGGCTCGCGGCGGCTGCAATCGGCCGCGTTGGACGCCCTCGGCGAACTCGGCCGACCGGCCCGCAGCGCCCTGCCGGAGGTCGATCGCCTGGTGAAGTTCGGCGGCCCGCGGGTCCGCGCGAAGGCCAAGGAGATCGCCCAGAAGATTCGCACCGCCGGCCCGGCGCCCGCTGCGGTTGGCGACTTGTCCGAAGAGCTTTCCGAGCTTCAAAAGGAGTGCAAGGAGCTGCGCGATCGACTGAAAAAGATCGAGGCGAGGCAGAGGGAAACTGTCTCAACCGAAAAGAGTTGA
- the hutU gene encoding urocanate hydratase, with the protein MSTTQAPGSKPQTSQPRVLHSPVGPKISCKGWHQEAALRMLHNNLDPNVAEDPEHLIVYGGTGKAARSWEDFDRIVRALRALANDETLLIQSGRAVGVVRTHEMAPRVLISNAMLVPKWGTWEEFRRLEAMGLTMYGQMTAGSWIYIGSQGILQGTYETFGAAARRHFGGELAGRLIVTAGLGGMGGAQPLAATMHGATCLVAEVDPQRIERRLKTRYLDKMTDRLDQSIEWALDAKRKQQAVSIAVVANAADLLAELIRRNVTPDMLTDQTSAHDPLSGYVPNGVLGSVGKPVRSGQGPTKPHSHGGEPWSDARYQAMLRLRQEDSAAYLRESYRTMNEHVRHMVELQNRGAITFDYGNNLRSQAMEAHERYQAERPFGVQPVDALRIPGFVPEFIRPLFCEGAGPFRWAALSGDPADIAATDETVLKLFPKNEHLARWIRLAAERVAFQGLPARICWLGYGERAKAGLAFNELVRSGKVKAPIVIGRDHLDCGSVASPNRETEGMKDGSDAIADWPILNALANTACGASWVSVHHGGGVGIGYSIHAGMVCVADGTKQADERLERVLTCDPATGIFRHVDAGYERAEEVGRERGVKIPT; encoded by the coding sequence ATGAGCACGACTCAAGCCCCCGGCTCAAAACCACAGACCTCGCAGCCCCGCGTCCTGCACTCGCCGGTGGGGCCGAAGATCTCCTGCAAAGGCTGGCATCAGGAAGCCGCGCTGCGGATGCTGCACAACAACCTCGATCCGAACGTGGCGGAAGACCCGGAACACCTGATCGTGTACGGGGGCACAGGCAAGGCGGCGCGGAGTTGGGAGGATTTTGATCGGATCGTGCGCGCTTTGCGGGCGCTCGCGAACGACGAAACTCTGCTGATCCAAAGCGGCCGCGCGGTCGGCGTGGTGCGGACCCATGAGATGGCCCCGCGCGTGCTGATTTCCAATGCCATGCTGGTGCCGAAGTGGGGGACTTGGGAGGAGTTTCGGCGGTTGGAGGCCATGGGCCTCACCATGTACGGCCAGATGACGGCGGGGAGCTGGATTTACATCGGTTCGCAGGGCATCTTGCAGGGGACATATGAGACTTTCGGCGCGGCGGCCCGGCGCCATTTTGGCGGCGAACTGGCGGGACGCCTGATCGTGACCGCCGGGCTGGGCGGCATGGGCGGCGCGCAGCCCCTCGCCGCCACGATGCACGGGGCAACCTGCCTCGTCGCTGAGGTCGATCCGCAGCGAATCGAACGGCGTTTGAAGACGCGCTACCTCGACAAGATGACGGATCGGCTTGACCAGTCCATTGAATGGGCGCTGGACGCGAAACGGAAGCAACAGGCGGTGTCGATCGCCGTCGTCGCCAACGCCGCCGACCTTTTGGCGGAACTCATCCGCCGCAACGTCACCCCGGACATGCTGACCGACCAGACCTCCGCCCACGATCCGCTCAGTGGTTATGTCCCCAACGGTGTCCTCGGAAGCGTCGGCAAGCCCGTCCGCAGCGGTCAGGGGCCGACCAAGCCGCACAGCCACGGCGGCGAGCCGTGGAGCGACGCCCGTTACCAGGCAATGTTGCGACTGCGACAGGAAGACTCGGCGGCGTACTTGCGGGAATCCTATCGCACCATGAACGAACACGTCCGGCACATGGTCGAGCTGCAGAACCGCGGCGCGATCACCTTTGACTACGGCAACAACCTTCGCAGCCAGGCGATGGAGGCGCATGAGCGCTACCAGGCCGAGCGACCGTTCGGGGTGCAGCCGGTCGATGCGCTGCGGATTCCGGGATTCGTACCCGAGTTCATCCGGCCCCTGTTTTGCGAAGGTGCGGGGCCGTTCCGCTGGGCGGCGCTCTCCGGCGACCCGGCCGATATCGCGGCGACGGACGAGACGGTGCTCAAGCTGTTCCCCAAGAACGAGCACCTCGCGCGATGGATTCGCCTGGCCGCTGAGCGCGTGGCGTTTCAGGGCCTTCCGGCGCGGATTTGCTGGCTGGGATATGGCGAACGGGCCAAGGCGGGCTTGGCCTTCAACGAACTCGTGCGCAGCGGCAAAGTGAAGGCCCCGATCGTCATCGGTCGCGACCATCTCGACTGCGGCAGCGTGGCGTCACCCAACCGCGAGACCGAGGGGATGAAAGACGGCTCGGACGCGATCGCAGACTGGCCGATCCTGAACGCCCTGGCCAACACGGCCTGCGGCGCAAGCTGGGTCAGCGTGCATCACGGAGGCGGCGTCGGCATCGGCTACTCGATCCACGCCGGCATGGTCTGCGTCGCGGATGGGACGAAGCAGGCCGACGAACGGCTGGAGCGGGTCCTGACCTGCGACCCGGCGACGGGGATCTTCCGGCATGTCGATGCGGGATATGAACGAGCCGAAGAAGTCGGCCGCGAGCGCGGCGTGAAAATCCCGACGTGA
- a CDS encoding PTS sugar transporter subunit IIA, with translation MKLTEYLPPTLVKVPLDSADKTGAITELVDLVASQNLTTSRDALLKSVLEREAQRSTGVGKGFAIPHAKTDAVSRLVVAMGRTKLPIPFGAIDGQPVELIALLASPTTATSLHIQTLARLSKLVTNSAALARILSAKTPEEIYAQIVATEAES, from the coding sequence ATGAAGCTTACCGAATACCTGCCCCCGACGCTCGTGAAAGTCCCGCTCGATTCGGCGGACAAAACAGGCGCGATCACCGAACTCGTCGACCTTGTTGCCTCGCAAAACCTGACAACATCCCGCGATGCCCTCTTGAAGTCGGTACTGGAACGGGAAGCCCAGCGATCCACGGGCGTAGGAAAAGGGTTTGCCATTCCCCATGCCAAGACCGACGCGGTCAGCCGTCTCGTGGTGGCCATGGGGCGCACCAAACTCCCGATTCCGTTCGGCGCGATCGACGGTCAGCCTGTGGAATTGATCGCGCTGCTGGCCAGCCCGACGACCGCAACCAGCCTCCATATCCAGACGCTGGCCCGGCTCAGCAAACTGGTCACGAACAGCGCCGCACTCGCGCGTATCCTGTCAGCGAAGACTCCGGAGGAGATCTACGCCCAGATTGTCGCGACTGAGGCGGAATCGTAA
- a CDS encoding enoyl-ACP reductase, translated as MGLMSGKKGVVLGVANDHSLAWYIAERLHKEGAEIAFNHLPGEKMERRVRKLAEPIGAKLILPCDVSRDEDVEQFFGKVKETYDQIDFFVHAIAYANRDCLTNRFWETRREDFKQAMDISVYSLISACQKAFHMFREGASVLTLSYLGSVRFVPGYNVMGVCKAALESSVRYLAADLGDLRRVRVNALSAGPCRTLSSAGIGGFEKILEHYPTKTPLRRNIESDEVGKAGLYLCSDLSSGVTGEIHYVDAGYNMVGW; from the coding sequence ATGGGCTTGATGTCGGGTAAGAAGGGCGTCGTTCTTGGAGTGGCCAACGACCACAGTCTGGCCTGGTACATCGCCGAGCGCTTGCACAAGGAAGGGGCGGAGATCGCCTTTAACCATCTGCCCGGCGAGAAGATGGAGCGGCGCGTGCGCAAGCTGGCCGAGCCGATCGGGGCGAAGCTGATCCTCCCCTGCGATGTCAGCCGCGACGAGGACGTCGAGCAGTTCTTCGGGAAGGTCAAAGAAACTTACGACCAGATCGATTTCTTCGTCCACGCCATCGCCTATGCCAATCGCGACTGCCTGACCAACCGGTTTTGGGAGACCCGCCGCGAAGATTTCAAGCAGGCGATGGACATCAGCGTCTATTCGCTCATTTCCGCATGCCAGAAGGCGTTTCACATGTTTCGCGAAGGGGCATCCGTGCTTACGCTTTCGTACCTGGGCTCCGTTCGGTTTGTTCCGGGTTATAACGTCATGGGGGTTTGCAAGGCCGCGTTGGAGAGTTCGGTTCGGTATCTCGCGGCGGATTTGGGCGACCTGCGCCGCGTCCGCGTGAATGCCCTCAGCGCCGGGCCTTGTCGGACCCTGAGTTCAGCCGGTATCGGCGGGTTCGAGAAGATCCTGGAGCACTATCCGACCAAGACTCCGTTGCGACGAAACATCGAATCGGATGAAGTCGGCAAGGCCGGGCTTTATCTTTGCAGCGACCTGTCCAGCGGCGTGACCGGCGAAATCCACTATGTGGATGCCGGGTACAACATGGTGGGTTGGTAA
- the waaF gene encoding lipopolysaccharide heptosyltransferase II — MRDSSLLPIDIGSPGRILISVPNWVGDVVMATAALSSIRRRYPSAWITHLQRRYVAPVLADLDLANETLYWPEADPAPGMPRTLMGLVRRLRRERYDLALLLTNSFRSAICLYLAGARRRVGYARDGRSVFLTHRLSARKVDGRFVPVPALDYYNDLARFVGCQSVTDQLVLATSPADEAAIDERLGTTPADRPLVVLNPGANYGFAKCWPAEKYAALADQLIDRYNARVVASLSPTERDIADRLAETVRRRIEIFVSPPLGLGPLKALIRRCQLLITNDTGPRHFAAAFGVPVITIFGSSDPAWTETRFAKERIVKLHLDCQPCMERVCPLKHHHCMKLLEPELVLEKAAEFLSRPLKSVALHVNAGTI; from the coding sequence GTGCGCGATTCGTCCCTGCTGCCAATCGATATCGGAAGTCCAGGTCGAATCCTCATCTCCGTACCCAACTGGGTCGGCGACGTGGTCATGGCGACGGCCGCGCTCTCTTCCATTCGCCGCCGGTACCCGTCAGCTTGGATCACCCATCTTCAGCGCCGCTATGTCGCTCCCGTGCTCGCTGACCTCGATTTGGCCAATGAGACCCTTTACTGGCCCGAGGCCGATCCCGCACCGGGGATGCCTAGGACGCTCATGGGATTGGTTCGTCGCCTCCGCCGCGAGCGATATGACCTGGCCCTGCTCCTGACCAATTCCTTCCGTAGCGCAATTTGCTTGTATCTGGCGGGAGCGCGAAGACGCGTCGGCTACGCCCGCGATGGCCGCTCGGTATTCTTGACTCATAGATTAAGCGCGCGAAAGGTCGATGGGCGATTCGTGCCGGTCCCGGCGCTGGACTATTACAACGACTTGGCGCGATTCGTGGGCTGCCAAAGTGTTACTGATCAGCTCGTCCTGGCCACCTCTCCGGCCGACGAGGCGGCCATTGATGAACGGTTGGGCACGACACCCGCCGACCGTCCGCTGGTTGTCCTCAATCCCGGCGCGAATTACGGCTTTGCCAAATGCTGGCCCGCCGAAAAGTATGCCGCCCTCGCCGACCAGTTGATCGATCGATACAACGCCCGCGTGGTCGCCTCTCTTTCACCGACGGAGCGCGACATCGCCGACCGGCTCGCTGAGACCGTTCGACGACGAATCGAGATCTTCGTGAGCCCGCCGCTCGGCCTGGGACCGCTCAAGGCCCTGATTCGCCGCTGCCAGCTTCTCATCACGAACGACACCGGCCCGCGCCACTTCGCCGCCGCCTTCGGAGTCCCGGTCATCACCATCTTCGGCTCCAGCGATCCGGCATGGACGGAAACGCGCTTCGCCAAGGAGCGAATCGTCAAACTCCACCTCGACTGTCAACCCTGCATGGAGCGGGTTTGCCCGTTGAAACATCACCATTGCATGAAACTATTGGAGCCAGAGCTGGTTCTCGAGAAGGCGGCGGAGTTTCTCTCTCGGCCGCTCAAATCCGTTGCGCTGCATGTCAATGCGGGGACCATCTAA
- a CDS encoding lipopolysaccharide kinase InaA family protein yields the protein MISTDYMVIDPPFRDPLARATLDNVGAVLRCEGDRLAAWSRTTDTIFYRLPGSETGVFIKRYHYPRWKQRIEGMMRGTFFKNTRARNEYRVLSLMRRLGIQAVRPIAFGERRVLHFCRSCFLITEAVPGAMSLVAFIRTFSRHPRSARARHVKLEILTSLAQQVRHMHEAGFVHRDLFWRNVLIRPMPDERFEFYFLDASVGRRIRIPQRRQDSIVHDIAAMGVLGPEFCSKADQLRFLLVYLDTPRLSPDDRLWLRRVQARSDRFRKTELLRLERGGVFDPPIRDFDLPGDASIRHGRSSTSIAKS from the coding sequence ATGATCTCAACGGACTACATGGTCATCGACCCGCCGTTTCGCGACCCATTGGCGAGGGCCACGCTGGACAACGTTGGCGCGGTCCTGCGTTGCGAAGGGGATCGGCTGGCCGCATGGAGCCGGACAACTGACACGATTTTTTACCGCCTGCCCGGCAGCGAGACCGGCGTCTTTATCAAGCGTTACCATTATCCGCGTTGGAAGCAGCGCATCGAAGGGATGATGCGGGGCACTTTTTTCAAGAACACGCGGGCGCGCAACGAATACCGCGTGCTCTCCCTGATGCGCCGCCTGGGCATTCAGGCCGTGCGGCCGATTGCGTTTGGCGAACGGCGGGTGCTTCATTTTTGCCGGAGTTGTTTCCTGATCACCGAGGCGGTCCCCGGGGCGATGTCGCTGGTGGCGTTCATCCGCACCTTCAGCCGGCATCCCCGCTCGGCCCGGGCCCGCCATGTGAAACTGGAAATCCTGACGTCTCTCGCCCAGCAAGTTCGCCACATGCACGAGGCCGGCTTTGTTCACCGCGATCTCTTCTGGCGAAACGTGCTCATCCGCCCGATGCCGGACGAGCGATTCGAGTTCTACTTCCTGGACGCCTCGGTCGGCCGGCGAATTCGCATTCCCCAGCGCCGGCAGGACAGCATTGTCCACGATATCGCCGCGATGGGCGTCCTGGGTCCGGAATTCTGCTCGAAGGCCGACCAGTTGCGCTTCCTCCTGGTCTATCTCGATACGCCCCGGCTCAGTCCCGACGATCGTCTCTGGCTCCGCCGCGTCCAGGCCCGCAGCGACCGGTTCCGAAAAACCGAACTGCTGCGCCTTGAGCGGGGCGGCGTCTTCGATCCGCCGATTCGGGACTTCGATCTTCCCGGTGACGCTTCGATCCGCCATGGTCGTTCTTCGACCAGCATCGCCAAGTCGTGA